The stretch of DNA CAATGTGGGCGTGGAGGCTTTCATCCGGGACAAGCTCCCTTTCCTGCAGCAGTTCTCCACTGCCATCATTGTCAACGTTGCCGGCCGCAGCGCAGAAGAGTTCCAGGCAGTGCTGCGCCGCCTGGAGGAATCCGAACTGCGCATCGATGCCTACGAGCTCAACTATTCCTGCCCCAACGTCAAAGAGGGGGGCATGGCGTTCAGCGCCAACCCACACGTGGCTCACGCCGTCACCAGCACGCTGCGCAAGGTGACCACGAGGCCACTCATTGCCAAGCTGACCCCGAATGTGACCAACATTGCTGAGATTGCGCGCGCCGTGGCCGAAGCCGGAGCCGACGCCGTCTCTGCGATCAACACCCTCTTGGGTATGGCAGTCGACTATCGTACCCGGAGGCCGAAACTGGGGAGCATTGTCGGTGGCCTCTCAGGGCCTGCCATCAAGCCGGTGGCGCTGGCAAAAGTGTGGGAGATCAAGAAAGCGGTCGACATCCCCATCATCGGCATTGGCGGCATCCAAAGCTACGAGGACGTGTTGGAGTTCATGATCGTCGGCGCCAGCGCCGTGCAAGTGGGCACCGCGAATTTCGTTGTCCCGGACTGTGCGGCGCGCATTGTCCGGGATCTGGAGAAATATTGCGATCAAGAAGGCATTTCGCGCGTGGCCGACTTGATAGGGACCTTGCAGGTGAGTACCTGACCGAGGAGGAAGAACGTGCGCTTTGAGACCTTGGGAACCAGGCTCCTGGTGGCCGGGATCTTCATTCCTCTCATCCTTTTCACCACGCTGAAGGGTGGTTGGGCCTTTGTGGGTCTGATAATGATCATCGTTGGGTGTGCCACCACCGAGTTCTACGCCTTGGCGCGGCGCAAGGGTACCTCACCCCAAGCTGTGCTCGGTGTCATCGCCAGCGTGCTTTTGCCGGTGGTGCTGTTCCGAGGAGGAACGGAGCTTCTGTGGTTGGTGCTGGGGTCCTTTGTCCTGCTCACGGCGTGCATCGAGCTCTTCCGCAATCGCGGGTCCAGCACGCTCAACCTGGGGGTGACGGTGTGTGGGGTCCTGTTCGTCGCGCTCCTTCTTGGCCACCTCATTCTCATTCGCGAGCTGCCGACTGTTGCGAGACTGCCTTACCACCAAGGTGGCCGATGGATTGTGCTCATG from Calditrichota bacterium encodes:
- a CDS encoding dihydroorotate dehydrogenase codes for the protein MSADLQVAVGPLALKNPVLVASGTFGYGEEFAPYFDLSILGGVVTKTITLEPRAGNPPPRIAETTAGMLNSIGLANVGVEAFIRDKLPFLQQFSTAIIVNVAGRSAEEFQAVLRRLEESELRIDAYELNYSCPNVKEGGMAFSANPHVAHAVTSTLRKVTTRPLIAKLTPNVTNIAEIARAVAEAGADAVSAINTLLGMAVDYRTRRPKLGSIVGGLSGPAIKPVALAKVWEIKKAVDIPIIGIGGIQSYEDVLEFMIVGASAVQVGTANFVVPDCAARIVRDLEKYCDQEGISRVADLIGTLQVST
- a CDS encoding phosphatidate cytidylyltransferase; this encodes MRFETLGTRLLVAGIFIPLILFTTLKGGWAFVGLIMIIVGCATTEFYALARRKGTSPQAVLGVIASVLLPVVLFRGGTELLWLVLGSFVLLTACIELFRNRGSSTLNLGVTVCGVLFVALLLGHLILIRELPTVARLPYHQGGRWIVLMLLTVWVCDTAAYGLGTAVGKHKLFPRISPKKTWEGAAAGLVAAIPCAWACHVLFVEGISLVDSLVIGALCGTVGQLSDLVESQFKRDAGVKDSSHLIPGHGGMLDRFDSFIILAPIVYYYLRFVALT